A section of the Solitalea canadensis DSM 3403 genome encodes:
- a CDS encoding glycoside hydrolase family 65 protein, giving the protein MKQYLEVNEWSIVENGFHREHNKISESVFSLGNGRFGQRANFEEDFTGETMLGNYIAGVYYPDKTRVGWWKNGYPEYFAKVLNATNWIGIKIEIEGENFDLEHCEVSNFRRELNMREGFLARSFNAKLKNGKEVKVSTLRFCSIVNDDLGAIRYAITPINFSGTVKFTPYLDGDIKNQDANYDEKFWEQISKETGEGNAYITLKTKKTGFEVCTGMHFHLTQNSIPVNASIQPIEREKFVANEVVVNGKQNEETVLYKYAANVSSLNYSSTDLVSACKKAIAVAVEKGFDQLLKEQADAWVAKWDESDIVIEGDAAAQQGIRFNIFQLNQTYTGEDERLNIGPKGFTGEKYGGSTYWDTEAYCVPFYLATADQRVARNLLLYRYKQLDRAIENAEKLGFKDGAALYPMVTMNGEECHNEWEITFEEIHRNGAIAYAIYDYIRYTGDEAYLAEAGAEVLTGIARFWSQRVNWSEARHKYVMLGVTGPNEYENNVNNNWYTNYIASWCMEYASYALKYVSEHAPDTYNALISKINFTPKEAEKWEHIIDNMYFPEDKELGVFLQQDGYMDKEQILVQDLPASDRPLNQKWSWDRILRSCFIKQADVLQGLFFFEDRFDTETLRRNFDFYEPRTVHESSLSPCVHAILAAKLGDEKRAYEFYLRTSRLDLDDYNNDTEDGCHTTSMAGTWMAVVQGFGGMRVKDGQMYFAPFIPGKWASFSFKVGFRGALLKIKAHKAGVTIQNQSDKAVTLFVYGQEYTVAAGSEVEVKKTEVHA; this is encoded by the coding sequence ATGAAACAGTATCTTGAAGTGAACGAGTGGAGCATCGTTGAGAACGGTTTCCACCGTGAGCATAATAAGATTTCAGAAAGTGTTTTCAGTTTGGGTAACGGCCGATTTGGGCAACGCGCAAACTTTGAGGAAGACTTTACAGGGGAAACTATGTTGGGTAATTACATTGCAGGTGTTTATTATCCAGACAAAACCAGAGTGGGATGGTGGAAAAACGGTTATCCGGAATATTTTGCCAAAGTATTAAATGCCACCAATTGGATTGGGATTAAAATTGAAATTGAAGGGGAAAATTTTGATCTGGAGCATTGTGAAGTCTCCAATTTTCGTCGTGAATTAAATATGCGCGAAGGATTCTTAGCAAGGAGTTTCAATGCAAAACTGAAAAATGGTAAGGAAGTAAAAGTATCAACCCTCCGTTTTTGCAGTATTGTAAATGATGACTTAGGTGCTATCCGTTACGCTATCACACCAATAAACTTTTCCGGAACGGTAAAATTCACTCCTTATTTGGATGGTGATATTAAAAATCAGGATGCAAACTATGATGAGAAGTTTTGGGAGCAAATAAGCAAGGAAACAGGTGAAGGCAATGCTTACATTACTTTAAAAACCAAGAAAACGGGATTTGAAGTGTGTACAGGTATGCACTTTCATCTTACACAAAATAGTATTCCTGTTAATGCTTCAATTCAACCTATAGAGCGGGAAAAATTTGTAGCTAATGAGGTTGTTGTTAATGGTAAACAAAATGAAGAAACGGTGCTGTACAAGTATGCAGCCAATGTGTCTTCTTTAAATTATTCATCGACAGACCTGGTTTCTGCCTGCAAAAAAGCAATAGCAGTTGCCGTTGAAAAAGGGTTTGATCAATTACTGAAAGAACAGGCTGATGCTTGGGTTGCCAAATGGGACGAATCGGATATTGTGATCGAGGGCGATGCTGCAGCTCAGCAAGGTATTCGTTTTAATATATTTCAATTAAACCAAACGTATACAGGCGAGGATGAACGTTTAAATATCGGTCCGAAAGGTTTCACCGGAGAAAAATACGGAGGTAGTACTTATTGGGACACAGAAGCATATTGTGTGCCTTTCTATCTTGCTACTGCCGATCAGCGTGTAGCGCGTAACTTGTTGTTATACCGTTACAAACAACTCGACAGAGCCATTGAAAATGCCGAAAAATTAGGGTTTAAAGATGGCGCGGCATTGTATCCGATGGTAACCATGAACGGTGAAGAATGCCATAATGAATGGGAAATCACTTTTGAAGAAATTCACCGTAATGGGGCTATTGCTTATGCAATTTACGATTACATTAGGTATACTGGTGATGAAGCTTATTTAGCTGAAGCAGGTGCAGAAGTATTAACAGGCATTGCTCGTTTTTGGTCGCAGCGTGTAAACTGGTCGGAAGCTCGTCATAAATATGTTATGTTAGGTGTAACCGGACCTAACGAGTATGAAAATAACGTTAATAATAACTGGTATACCAACTACATTGCATCATGGTGTATGGAGTATGCTTCGTATGCATTGAAATATGTAAGTGAACATGCTCCGGATACTTACAATGCGTTGATTTCAAAAATCAACTTCACACCTAAAGAAGCGGAGAAATGGGAACATATTATTGATAATATGTATTTTCCTGAAGATAAAGAACTAGGTGTATTCTTGCAGCAAGATGGTTATATGGACAAAGAGCAGATTCTTGTACAGGATCTCCCTGCGTCTGACCGTCCTTTAAATCAAAAATGGTCATGGGACCGTATCTTGCGTTCATGCTTTATTAAACAAGCGGATGTATTGCAAGGCTTGTTCTTCTTTGAAGATCGTTTTGATACCGAAACATTACGTAGGAATTTTGATTTTTATGAACCCCGTACCGTGCATGAGTCGTCATTGTCGCCATGTGTGCATGCTATTTTAGCTGCGAAGTTAGGTGATGAAAAACGTGCCTATGAATTTTACCTGCGTACTTCACGCTTAGACCTCGACGATTACAATAATGATACGGAAGATGGTTGTCATACTACCAGCATGGCCGGTACATGGATGGCTGTTGTACAGGGGTTTGGTGGAATGCGAGTGAAAGATGGACAAATGTATTTTGCTCCGTTTATTCCGGGTAAATGGGCTTCGTTTTCATTCAAAGTGGGTTTCCGTGGTGCCTTATTAAAGATTAAAGCACATAAAGCAGGTGTAACTATTCAAAATCAAAGTGATAAAGCAGTAACGCTGTTTGTTTACGGACAAGAATATACGGTTGCGGCCGGCAGTGAAGTTGAGGTAAAGAAAACCGAAGTTCACGCCTGA
- a CDS encoding alpha-amylase family protein has protein sequence MYKFIIAVLITVFGSQLTNAQTMNANTSSEKITDNKLIIYQMMTRLFGNTNTTNKFYGSKDENGVGKFNDISAKALAELRKMGVSHVWYTGVIEQATMTDYSAKGIKMDDPDVVKGRAGSPYAIKDYYDVNPDLAVNTADRMKEFEALIARTHAAGMKVIIDFVPNHVARTYYSDVKPSGVIDLGEKDDKSKAFDPNNNFYYLPGQSLIVPDGYNAGGTDFKHSLKDGKFNETPAKATGNDVFSATPSINDWFETVKLNYGVDYQNNRAEHFDPVPNTWKQMKDILLYWTAKGVDGFRCDMCEMVPVQFWNYAISEVKTTKPTIKFIGEAYDPKVYRKYIEQGKFDYLYDKVGLYDTLKYVIQHKSNVEAISQARVKDINGITSYMLNFLENHDEQRIASKGFAGDAKKGIPMMTISSTISSGPVMIYFGQEVGEPGLGVEGFGGEDGRTTIFDYWGVPEHQKWVNNGKFDGGNLSPDQKKLRAFYSKLLNVSSNEKAIREGQFYELQSANDNGKSSGYNPYLNYSYLRFTDKERVMVVNSFDQSVNMNAVIKFSKDVFQLMKLDENKEYTFTDLLGSGYKVKVKGVDLISEENNKGVPVKMPFLNSMILKIEL, from the coding sequence ATGTATAAGTTTATAATTGCCGTTCTTATTACAGTGTTTGGTAGTCAACTTACAAATGCGCAAACAATGAATGCAAATACATCATCAGAAAAGATAACTGATAATAAACTGATCATTTATCAGATGATGACGCGCTTGTTTGGGAATACCAATACCACCAATAAGTTTTACGGTTCTAAAGACGAAAATGGTGTAGGTAAGTTTAATGATATTTCAGCAAAGGCCCTTGCCGAATTGAGGAAGATGGGTGTTTCGCATGTTTGGTACACAGGAGTGATCGAACAAGCAACAATGACCGATTACTCAGCAAAGGGAATAAAAATGGACGATCCTGACGTGGTAAAAGGTCGCGCAGGATCACCATATGCTATTAAAGATTATTATGACGTTAATCCCGATCTGGCTGTAAATACAGCCGATAGAATGAAGGAGTTTGAGGCGTTAATTGCCAGAACTCATGCTGCAGGAATGAAAGTGATTATCGATTTTGTTCCAAATCATGTAGCTCGCACTTATTATTCGGATGTAAAGCCTTCAGGAGTTATTGATTTGGGAGAAAAGGATGACAAATCGAAAGCGTTCGACCCTAATAATAACTTTTATTATTTGCCTGGACAATCACTGATTGTCCCTGATGGCTATAATGCCGGCGGCACTGATTTTAAACATTCGTTAAAAGACGGAAAGTTTAATGAAACTCCGGCTAAGGCAACAGGAAATGATGTCTTTTCTGCAACTCCATCCATTAATGATTGGTTTGAAACAGTAAAGTTGAACTACGGTGTTGATTATCAGAATAACCGTGCTGAACATTTTGATCCAGTTCCCAATACATGGAAACAAATGAAGGATATTTTGTTGTATTGGACGGCCAAAGGCGTAGACGGATTTAGGTGCGATATGTGCGAAATGGTTCCGGTTCAGTTTTGGAATTATGCAATCAGCGAAGTGAAAACCACTAAGCCTACTATCAAATTTATTGGCGAGGCTTATGATCCTAAGGTTTATCGTAAATATATTGAACAAGGGAAGTTTGATTATTTATATGATAAGGTAGGTTTGTATGATACATTAAAATATGTGATTCAGCATAAATCGAATGTAGAGGCTATAAGTCAGGCGAGAGTAAAAGATATCAATGGTATAACCTCGTATATGCTTAACTTCCTGGAAAATCATGACGAGCAACGCATTGCAAGCAAGGGTTTTGCCGGAGATGCTAAAAAAGGCATTCCGATGATGACCATTAGCTCTACCATCTCAAGCGGTCCGGTAATGATTTACTTTGGACAAGAAGTAGGAGAGCCAGGGTTAGGTGTAGAGGGCTTTGGAGGAGAAGACGGTCGAACCACTATTTTTGATTATTGGGGAGTTCCGGAACATCAGAAATGGGTAAATAACGGAAAGTTTGATGGTGGAAACCTAAGCCCCGATCAGAAAAAATTACGAGCTTTCTACAGCAAATTATTAAATGTTAGCAGCAATGAAAAAGCCATTCGTGAAGGTCAGTTTTACGAATTACAATCGGCAAATGATAACGGCAAAAGCAGCGGTTATAATCCTTACCTGAATTATTCCTATTTACGATTTACAGACAAGGAACGTGTAATGGTGGTCAATTCATTTGATCAGTCGGTAAATATGAATGCTGTTATTAAATTCAGCAAAGATGTTTTCCAGTTGATGAAATTGGATGAAAACAAAGAATACACCTTCACAGACCTTTTAGGTTCGGGTTATAAAGTAAAAGTAAAAGGCGTTGATTTAATCAGTGAGGAAAATAACAAAGGAGTACCGGTTAAAATGCCGTTTTTAAATAGTATGATTTTGAAAATAGAATTGTAG
- the pgmB gene encoding beta-phosphoglucomutase translates to MTKLSACIFDLDGVIVDTAVHHYKAWKRLANSLGFDFSEHQNEQLKGVSRVRSLEIILALGNYVATSEEKEKMAAQKNDWYLELITQMTPADILPGAKAFVESVREAGLKTAIGSASKNTMTILMKIGMDKHFDAIVDGNKVTKAKPDPEVFLNAAKELNVNATECVVFEDAIAGIEAAKNAAMRCVGIGQPAVLTEADTVVSSLAEITLEEVRSLSAYTPKS, encoded by the coding sequence ATGACAAAATTATCCGCCTGCATATTTGATCTTGATGGAGTGATCGTCGACACAGCAGTGCATCATTATAAAGCATGGAAACGCCTGGCCAATTCGCTTGGATTTGATTTTTCTGAACACCAGAATGAGCAATTAAAAGGAGTAAGCCGAGTAAGATCATTAGAAATTATTTTAGCGCTTGGAAACTATGTAGCTACTTCTGAGGAAAAAGAAAAAATGGCCGCTCAAAAAAATGACTGGTACTTGGAGTTAATTACACAGATGACCCCGGCTGATATTTTGCCCGGCGCTAAGGCATTTGTGGAATCGGTTCGTGAAGCCGGATTAAAAACGGCCATTGGTTCTGCCAGCAAAAACACAATGACCATTTTGATGAAGATCGGTATGGATAAACATTTCGATGCGATTGTGGATGGAAATAAAGTGACAAAGGCCAAACCAGATCCGGAAGTTTTCTTGAATGCAGCCAAAGAATTAAATGTTAACGCAACAGAGTGTGTGGTATTTGAAGATGCCATTGCGGGTATTGAAGCAGCTAAAAATGCTGCTATGCGTTGCGTAGGAATCGGTCAGCCTGCTGTTCTTACAGAAGCAGATACCGTAGTGTCATCTTTAGCTGAAATTACCTTAGAAGAGGTAAGATCGTTAAGTGCTTACACGCCAAAATCTTAA
- a CDS encoding MFS transporter: MSLTDIKIVKEKPHLSFWQIFNMSFGFLGIQFGFALQNGNASRILQTFGADVEHLSLFWLAAPLTGMIVQPIIGHYSDHTWNKLGRRRPYFLVGAILTALALVLMPNSPALATVLPPIMIGAGLLMIMDASINVAMEPFRALVADNLPNSQRSIGFSIQTFLIGVGAIIGSALPYILSNWFGFAKTDAQGIIPQNVKWSFYIGAAILVISIIWTIISTKEYSPEERASFEMDESEKEKGSFFDIFTDFANMPKAMKQLGLVQFFSWFALFSMWVFTTPAVAQHIYNLPVTDTKSDDYANASNWVGVLFSVYNGVSAVYALCLPYISKRIGLKKTHAFSLITGGLGLLSIFIFKDPKLLIISMIGVGFAWGSILAMPYAILSGSLPAKKMGVYMGIFNFFITFPQIVNGFFGGFIVKHLYNGQAIYAIVIAGVCMLLGALSVLRVNDESR; encoded by the coding sequence ATGAGTTTAACAGATATTAAAATAGTAAAAGAAAAACCTCATCTTTCATTTTGGCAAATCTTCAATATGAGTTTTGGTTTTTTGGGCATTCAATTTGGATTTGCACTGCAGAATGGAAATGCATCTCGTATTTTACAAACATTTGGAGCTGATGTAGAGCATCTTTCATTATTTTGGTTAGCTGCACCATTAACAGGAATGATAGTGCAGCCCATAATTGGACACTACAGTGATCACACCTGGAATAAACTCGGACGAAGACGTCCCTATTTTCTGGTAGGTGCCATTTTAACGGCTTTGGCCTTAGTACTAATGCCTAATTCACCTGCATTGGCTACTGTTTTGCCTCCAATTATGATAGGTGCCGGGCTTTTGATGATCATGGATGCATCTATAAATGTAGCCATGGAGCCTTTTAGAGCTTTAGTTGCAGACAACCTACCTAATAGTCAGCGAAGCATTGGTTTCTCCATTCAGACATTCCTAATTGGAGTAGGGGCCATTATAGGTTCTGCTTTACCTTATATTCTTTCCAATTGGTTTGGCTTTGCTAAAACGGATGCACAAGGCATTATCCCACAAAATGTAAAATGGTCGTTTTATATAGGAGCAGCAATTCTAGTGATTTCTATTATTTGGACGATTATTTCCACAAAAGAATATTCACCTGAAGAACGTGCTTCCTTTGAAATGGATGAAAGTGAAAAAGAAAAAGGAAGTTTCTTTGATATTTTTACAGACTTTGCAAATATGCCCAAAGCCATGAAGCAACTAGGTTTAGTTCAGTTTTTCTCGTGGTTCGCTTTATTTTCAATGTGGGTATTTACAACACCTGCTGTAGCTCAGCATATTTATAATCTGCCTGTTACTGATACCAAATCGGATGATTATGCTAATGCAAGTAATTGGGTAGGTGTTTTATTTAGTGTATATAATGGTGTTTCTGCTGTATATGCACTATGTTTGCCATATATATCAAAAAGAATAGGGCTTAAAAAGACACACGCATTTTCATTGATCACCGGAGGGCTAGGATTACTATCTATTTTTATATTTAAGGATCCTAAGTTGTTAATTATATCCATGATTGGTGTTGGATTTGCATGGGGAAGTATTTTAGCAATGCCTTACGCTATTTTGTCCGGATCACTACCTGCAAAAAAAATGGGGGTATATATGGGCATTTTTAATTTTTTCATTACTTTTCCACAAATAGTAAATGGCTTTTTTGGTGGATTTATTGTAAAACATTTATACAATGGACAGGCAATTTATGCTATTGTAATTGCGGGAGTTTGTATGTTATTAGGAGCTCTCAGTGTTTTGAGAGTGAATGATGAATCAAGATAA
- a CDS encoding glycoside hydrolase family 13 protein gives MKYFERLLLCLLAGVTMNAYAQTAPLKRVEPAFWWSGMKNSKLQVLLYGDNIASATVTAKYPGLTLKKVSKVENPNYLFVDFETAAAKPGKFDIILSFPGGAKTTYAYELKQRANDGKKAQGVTSKDLIYLLMPDRFANGDVSNDKVNGMRDMSLSRDSLYTRHGGDLQGVINNLDYLKDLGITAIWMTPEVENDQKSASYHGYAATDFYKIDPRYGTNELYKSYVEKCHEKGLKVIKDVVPNHCGSEAWFMHDLPMKSWVHEWPKFTQTTYKDQPAMDPYRNDMDWKLQVDGWFVPTMPDMNESNPFVANYLTQNYIWWIEYTGLDGFRIDTFPYNDLQFMANWMEAVRAEYPKFSIFGEALVNSVVSQAFYTEGATVNQKVDTKLKGVTDVALKNAIYETLNGSFGWTNGVNRLYDVLSQDFIYKNPENNVIFMDNHDMSRYFSMVGQNFDKYKSGLAILFTTRGVPQVYYGTEILMKNFSNPDGWVREDFQGGWPGDKQNKFTAAGRTAFENEAFTFFKTLANYRKTSDALQNGKLMQYVPENGIYVYFRYTNSQTVMVIVNTNDTPQTLNTKRFTDRINSFSTAKDVVSGNQHNKIEEIKLPATSTLVLELGK, from the coding sequence ATGAAGTATTTTGAACGATTACTCCTGTGCCTATTGGCAGGAGTGACAATGAATGCGTATGCCCAAACCGCTCCACTAAAGCGCGTAGAACCGGCCTTTTGGTGGTCGGGAATGAAAAATTCCAAACTTCAGGTTTTATTGTATGGGGATAATATTGCCTCAGCAACCGTTACAGCAAAGTATCCCGGATTAACCCTGAAGAAAGTAAGCAAAGTTGAAAACCCCAACTATCTTTTTGTCGATTTTGAAACTGCAGCTGCAAAACCTGGAAAGTTTGATATTATTTTAAGTTTTCCTGGTGGAGCTAAAACAACTTATGCTTATGAGTTGAAACAGCGAGCAAATGACGGTAAAAAAGCCCAGGGAGTTACATCAAAAGATCTTATTTACCTTTTAATGCCTGATCGCTTTGCCAATGGAGACGTTAGCAATGACAAGGTAAACGGTATGCGAGATATGTCTCTTAGCCGTGATTCTTTATATACTCGTCACGGAGGCGATTTGCAAGGTGTCATCAATAATCTTGATTACCTGAAAGACCTTGGAATAACAGCTATTTGGATGACTCCAGAGGTGGAGAACGATCAAAAAAGTGCCTCTTATCATGGTTACGCTGCAACTGATTTCTACAAAATTGACCCTCGTTACGGTACTAATGAATTGTATAAATCATATGTAGAAAAATGCCATGAAAAAGGATTAAAAGTAATTAAGGATGTGGTTCCAAATCATTGTGGAAGTGAAGCTTGGTTTATGCATGATCTTCCTATGAAGAGTTGGGTGCATGAATGGCCTAAATTCACACAAACTACTTACAAAGATCAACCTGCAATGGATCCATACCGCAATGATATGGATTGGAAACTACAGGTGGATGGGTGGTTTGTACCTACAATGCCAGATATGAACGAGAGTAATCCGTTTGTGGCAAACTATCTTACCCAGAATTATATCTGGTGGATCGAATATACAGGACTCGACGGTTTCAGAATAGATACATTTCCCTATAACGATCTGCAGTTTATGGCAAATTGGATGGAAGCTGTTCGGGCAGAGTATCCAAAATTTAGCATTTTTGGGGAAGCGCTGGTAAACAGCGTGGTAAGTCAGGCTTTTTACACAGAAGGAGCCACCGTCAATCAAAAGGTTGATACGAAACTAAAAGGTGTAACGGATGTTGCACTTAAAAACGCTATCTATGAAACGTTAAATGGATCATTTGGTTGGACCAATGGAGTTAACAGACTTTATGATGTTCTTTCACAGGATTTTATCTATAAAAATCCTGAAAATAATGTGATATTTATGGATAATCATGATATGAGCCGTTATTTTTCGATGGTAGGGCAAAACTTTGATAAATATAAATCAGGGTTAGCCATATTGTTTACAACCAGAGGTGTTCCGCAAGTATATTATGGTACTGAAATTTTAATGAAAAACTTCTCTAACCCGGATGGATGGGTTCGTGAAGATTTTCAAGGAGGCTGGCCTGGTGATAAACAAAATAAATTTACCGCTGCTGGTCGTACGGCTTTTGAAAATGAGGCTTTTACATTTTTCAAAACATTAGCTAACTACCGGAAAACAAGTGATGCTTTACAGAATGGAAAGTTAATGCAATATGTACCAGAGAATGGTATTTACGTTTACTTCCGATATACAAATAGTCAGACTGTGATGGTTATCGTTAATACAAATGATACTCCGCAGACACTAAACACTAAGCGTTTTACTGATCGCATAAATAGCTTTTCAACAGCCAAAGACGTGGTAAGTGGTAATCAACACAATAAAATAGAAGAAATTAAACTACCTGCAACGAGCACATTAGTGTTGGAGTTGGGGAAATAA
- a CDS encoding SDR family oxidoreductase: MTKKAAIITGATRGIGRSTAFTLARKGFNVVLVGRTSADLDVLANELANEGLSALPIKADVSQEADALMVVERTLAEFDEISLLVNNAGIGVFLPADQLETTDWDTVMDTNVKGTFLMSKAVVPYMKANKSGHIISIASDVSKRTFETGSLYCASKYAQDAFCSGLRKEVRRYGIKVSVIYPGLVDTYFHANGPGTDEGKTWLMPQDIADAIAYVATAPKHVVIDELMIHPMSQEY, translated from the coding sequence ATGACAAAAAAAGCTGCTATAATAACGGGTGCAACAAGAGGAATTGGACGCAGTACAGCGTTTACTCTTGCCCGTAAAGGGTTTAACGTGGTATTAGTTGGCAGAACTTCTGCAGATTTAGATGTGCTTGCTAATGAACTGGCTAATGAAGGTTTGAGTGCCTTGCCAATTAAAGCGGATGTTTCGCAAGAGGCTGATGCGCTAATGGTTGTAGAGAGGACGCTTGCTGAATTTGACGAGATCAGTTTGTTAGTAAACAATGCGGGGATTGGAGTTTTCTTGCCTGCCGATCAATTGGAAACAACGGATTGGGATACTGTTATGGATACCAATGTTAAAGGCACTTTTTTAATGAGTAAGGCCGTAGTTCCATACATGAAAGCCAATAAAAGCGGTCATATTATCTCCATTGCTTCAGATGTGTCAAAACGCACGTTTGAAACCGGGTCTCTGTATTGTGCAAGTAAATATGCACAGGATGCTTTCTGTTCGGGTTTACGTAAGGAAGTCCGCCGATATGGCATCAAAGTAAGTGTAATTTATCCAGGCTTGGTAGATACTTATTTTCACGCAAATGGTCCGGGTACCGATGAGGGTAAAACATGGCTGATGCCTCAGGATATTGCAGATGCTATCGCTTATGTGGCTACAGCTCCAAAACATGTTGTAATTGATGAATTGATGATCCACCCGATGTCGCAGGAATATTAA